One window of the Solanum stenotomum isolate F172 chromosome 11, ASM1918654v1, whole genome shotgun sequence genome contains the following:
- the LOC125845498 gene encoding UDP-glucuronic acid decarboxylase 6: protein MANNSANGDHQTTTKPPPTPSPLRFSKFFQPNMRILVTGGAGFIGSHLVDKLMENEKNEVIVVDNFFTGSKDNLKKWIGHPRFELRRHDVTEPLLVEVDKIYHLACPASPIFYKYNAVKTIKTNVIGTLNMLGLAKRVGARILLTSTSEVYGDPLVHPQPESYWGNVNPIGVRSCYDEGKRVAETLMFDYHRQHGIEIRIARIFNTYGPRMNIDDGRVVSNFIAQSLRDEPLTVQAPGTQTRSFCYVSDMVDGLIRLMEGDNTGPINIGNPGEFTMIELAELVKELISPKVEIKMVENTPDDPRQRKPDITKAKELLGWEPKVKLRDGLPLMEEDFRLRLGVSKKI, encoded by the exons ATGGCTAACAATTCTGCGAATGGAGATCACCAAACAACAACTAAGCCACCTCCAACGCCATCCCCGTTGCGCTTCTCAAAGTTCTTTCAG CCTAACATGAGAATTTTGGTTACTGGAGGAGCTGGATTCATTGGTTCTCACCTAGTCGACAAATTGATGGAGAATGAGAAGAATGAG GTTATTGTTGTGGACAACTTTTTCACTGGTTCGAAGGATAATCTGAAAAAATGGATTGGTCATCCCAGATTTGAGCTTAGGCGCCACG ATGTGACAGAGCCCTTGTTGGTTGAAGTTGATAAGATTTATCATCTCGCATGCCCTGCTTCTCCAATTTTCTACAAGTACAATGCTGTTAAG ACTATAAAGACTAATGTTATTGGTACACTGAATATGTTGGGCTTAGCAAAGCGTGTTGGAGCAAG GATTCTGCTCACGTCAACCTCAGAGGTTTACGGTGATCCTCTTGTGCATCCCCAACCCGAGAGCTATTGGGGTAATGTTAACCCAATTG GAGTTCGGAGCTGTTACGATGAGGGGAAGCGTGTGGCCGAGACATTGATGTTTGACTACCACCGACAGCATGGGATTG AAATACGCATTGCTAGAATATTCAACACTTACGGACCTCGTATGAATATTGACGATGGGCGTGTAGTCAGCAACTTTATAGCTCAATCACTTCG GGATGAACCATTAACTGTTCAAGCTCCCGGGACACAGACTCGCAGTTTCTGTTATGTCTCTGATATG GTTGATGGACTTATCCGTCTCATGGAAGGGGATAACACTGGGCCAATCAACATTGGTAACCCAG GTGAATTTACCATGATTGAGCTTGCGGAACTAGTGAAGGAG CTTATCAGTCCGAAAGTTGAGATAAAAATGGTGGAAAATACACCAGATGATCCAAGACAAAGGAAACCAGATATCACAAAAGCGAAAGAATTGTTAGGATGGGAACCAAAAGTCAAGTTGCGCGATGGCCTTCCACTAATGGAAGAAGATTTCAGACTCAGGCTTGGGGTCTCTAAGAAGATATAA
- the LOC125844703 gene encoding uncharacterized protein LOC125844703, with protein sequence MATTSSFESIRARVVWRTCLASAFRTALACSIVGVATLFGPESFKTQVAFPAFSYVTVILIVTNATLGDTLRSCWLALYATIQGVCPAILSLWLIGPGRLTASTTATAVALSAFVVVLPEKTHLIAKRIALGQLVIVYVIAYINGAKTEPVMHPVRVAASTAVGVVACVLALLLPYPNLACCEVREKSKLFVENATERINLFVKAFSAEDNTSALALISQAKSLVNNGPKLLQAIKSKQESMKWERLPFKFLRPYGENPGDKFQEIQTPLRGMEIALENSPSLFPISILNIELKDGLEKLGDHISKQIKNMSLDESPATVPESNAHDAEKFLQTLQTIQPTKKDLPSLFFLFCLKLLLHKPTFPLSSKKGVDIEIESIGSNKQVDEHQEGFIKKTWNNLAITINSRRFMTSFKCSLSLGLAIFFGSIYSKENGFWAGLPVAISLAATREATFKVANVKAQGTVLGTVYGVLGCFLFEKIVQIRFLSLLPWFIVSSFLSRSRMYGQAGGISAVIGAVLILGRKGFGPPSEFAIARITETFIGLSCSIMVEILFHPTRASTLAKIQLSNTFKILHECIDSITLSSSNKNNSEEIQKNLKFHVNELGKFIAEAEAEPNFWFLPFNSGCYGKVLGSLSKMMEYLLFGSEALRFLQQHSTSSIDWNNLDADLMLFKDLISTSTKCFEEVSLVKSLAILDKEFEKKKNSIDLELGKKSSSYNIRSSSSSEDGILTSYLQHSNELVDYIVNVGDNKNSDEKLKGQLVLSLSALGFCMESLVKETKEIEKAIKELVQWENPSCHVNLYDISCKVRALANTETN encoded by the exons atggcAACAACTTCTAGCTTTGAATCCATTAGAGCTAGAGTTGTGTGGCGGACTTGCCTAGCCTCCGCCTTTCGAACCGCCTTGGCTTGTTCGATAGTTGGTGTAGCCACCCTTTTCGGCCCCGAaagtttcaagactcaagtcgCATTCCCTGCTTTTTCATATGTTACCGTTATTCTAATCGTAACTAATGCCACCTTAGGTGACACTTTACGTAGTTGTTGGCTCGCGCTATACGCAACGATTCAAGGTGTTTGTCCCGCTATACTAAGCCTGTGGTTGATCGGCCCGGGCCGACTCACGGCCAGCACCACGGCTACGGCCGTGGCGCTGAGCGCGTTCGTGGTGGTCCTGCCCGAAAAAACTCACTTGATAGCGAAGCGTATAGCGCTAGGGCAACTTGTGATTGTGTATGTCATAGCTTATATTAACGGTGCGAAAACCGAACCGGTTATGCACCCGGTTCGGGTCGCGGCTAGCACCGCGGTTGGAGTTGTGGCTTGTGTTTTAGCATTGTTGCTTCCTTATCCTAACCTTGCTTGTTGTGAG GTAAGAGAGAAAAGTAAGCTCTTCGTGGAAAATGCTACCGAGAGGATTAACTTGTTTGTGAAGGCTTTTTCAGCTGAAGACAACACTTCAGCACTTGCTTTAATTTCTCAAGCCAAGTCCTTAGTTAACAATGGACCCAAACTTCTCCAAGCCATTAAATCCAAGCAG GAAAGCATGAAGTGGGAAAGATTGCCTTTCAAGTTTCTAAGACCATATGGAGAGAATCCAGGGGACAAATTTCAAGAAATCCAAACACCTTTAAGAGGGATGGAAATTGCATTGGAAAATTCCCCTTCACTATTCCCAATTAGTATTCTCAACATAGAGCTAAAAGATGGTCTAGAAAAACTAGGAGATCACATCTCAAAGCAAATCAAGAACATGTCTCTAGACGAGTCGCCAGCAACTGTCCCAGAGTCAAATGCACATGATGCAGAAAAGTTCCTCCAGACACTTCAAACCATTCAACCAACAAAAAAAGACCTCCcctctttatttttccttttttgcctAAAATTGTTGTTACACAAACCAACTTTCCCTTTATCATCCAAAAAAGGAGTTGACATTGAAATTGAATCCATTGGTTCCAACAAACAAGTTGATGAACATCAAGAAGGATTTATTAAAAAGACATGGAACAATTTGGCAATTACTATAAATAGTAGAAGATTTATGACATCTTTTAAATGTTCACTTTCTTTAGGCCTTGctattttttttggatcaatttaTAGCAAGGAAAATGGATTTTGGGCAGGGTTGCCTGTTGCAATAAGCCTTGCAGCAACAAGAGAAGCAACATTTAAAGTTGCTAATGTCAAAGCACAAGGGACAGTATTGGGAACAGTTTATGGTGTCTTAGGATGTTTTCTCTTTGAAAAAATTGTGCAAATAAGGTTCTTGTCTTTGCTTCCTTGGTTCATTGTCAGCAGCTTCTTGAGCCGTAGCCGGATGTACGGCCAAGCAg GTGGGATTTCAGCAGTTATTGGGGCAGTACTGATTCTAGGTAGAAAAGGATTTGGTCCTCCAAGTGAATTTGCCATAGCAAGAATAACAGAAACATTCATTGGATTATCATGTTCCATCATGGTTGAAATTTTGTTCCATCCAACAAGAGCTTCAACATTAGCTAAAATTCAGCTCTCCAACACCTTCAAAATCTTGCACGAATGCATCGACTCAATAACCTTATCGTCCTCTAACAAAAACAACTCCGAGGAAATTCAAAAGAATCTGAAATTCCATGTAAATGAATTGGGAAAATTCATAGCGGAAGCTGAGGCAGAGCCCAATTTTTGGTTTTTACCTTTTAATAGTGGTTGTTATGGTAAGGTCCTGGGGTCCTTGTCAAAGATGATGGAGTACTTACTTTTCGGGTCAGAAGCACTAAGATTCCTCCAACAGCATTCAACAAGTTCAATCGACTGGAATAACTTAGATGCTGACCTAATGCTTTTTAAGGATTTAATAAGCACATCCACTAAATGTTTCGAGGAGGTTAGTTTGGTAAAATCACTCGCGATACTTGACaaggaatttgagaaaaagaaaaattcaattgatcttgaattggggaaaaaatcatcatcatataaTATAAGGTCCTCATCATCAAGTGAAGATGGAATTTTGACTTCTTATCTTCAACATTCAAATGAACTTGTGGATTATATAGTCAATGTTGGtgataataaaaatagtgaTGAAAAACTCAAAGGCCAATTGGTTTTAAGTTTGAGTGCTTTGGGTTTTTGCATGGAAAGTCTTGTGAAGGAAACTAAAGAAATTGAGAAGGCAATTAAAGAACTTGTACAATGGGAGAATCCATCATGTCATGTAAATTTGTATGACATTTCTTGTAAAGTAAGGGCTTTAGCCAATACtgaaacaaattga